In a single window of the Lasioglossum baleicum chromosome 10, iyLasBale1, whole genome shotgun sequence genome:
- the LOC143212822 gene encoding uncharacterized protein LOC143212822, with protein MTTTTGDPSTLKTPASLSGGDLVSRLLAATPPYLYNVPLTPHSFFFSEMLRSFVQAKAEATSAGTPSSAPRRRKRSWREARDRPLELTTKERQHHHHHHHHHHHQQHQQQQTQQQQQQQPEKYFHVQQPQPQPQQPEARLENRSKPTETYDPESKMSAFEQKPSFGGDILKPVDENRSDFGKQNKNYFDERPRHFEQTQPPENIFPSELPKVKPEETHSVDRKNCNYDSRSPYDERTKSTIAGQELPLLPDQKKLDFSRNFLPGLPGRGCDMLQGVKGFGLPGNVTNPEFLPNPLWYPPYPMPQSYPGIDPLHFFIDLRVSGHIWDRKLSERQLPFKGKHCSAFSVPQSKEYSGNRPLNLTRDEASTSRNSEENSHGTNYILRHLTRTYRNIGQAQKVSRSESPTEESDDSPKEIDNNDRFPKPETPGTSSSSQEEGRKDLRALIGLELVVDYVKEPKVDPSNEQTSQVTE; from the exons ATGACGACAACCACGGGCGATCCATCGACTCTGAAGACGCCGGCGTCTTTGTCCGGCGGCGACCTAGTCTCGCGTCTGTTGGCAGCGACTCCTCCGTACCTGTACAACGTGCCGTTGACGCCTCACAGCTTCTTCTTCAGCGAGATGCTGCGCTCGTTCGTGCAAGCGAAAGCGGAGGCAACATCGGCGGGTACGCCGAGCAGCGCGCCTCGCCGCCGGAAGAGATCGTGGCGAGAAGCACGGGATCGGCCGTTGGAGCTGACCACGAAGGAAAGGCAACACCACCATCACCAtcatcaccaccaccaccatcaacagcaccagcagcagcagacgcaacagcagcagcagcaacagccggAGAAGTACTTCCACGTTCAGCAGCCGCAACCGCAGCCGCAGCAACCGGAAGCAAGGTTGGAGAACAGGAGCAAGCCTACCGAGACGTACGACCCGGAGAGCAAGATGTCGGCGTTCGAACAGAAACCGAGCTTCGGCGGCGATATACTGAAACCGGTCGACGAGAACAGATCCGACTTCGGCAAACAGAACAAGAACTACTTCGACGAACGGCCCCGCCACTTCGAACAGACGCAGCCGCCGGAGAATATATTTCCCAGCGAGCTGCCGAAAGTCAAGCCGGAAGAGACGCACTCGGTTGACCGTAAGAACTGCAATTACGACAGTCGAAGCCCGTACGACGAACGCACGAAGAGCACGATCGCTGGTCAGGAGCTGCCGCTGCTGCCGGACCAGAAGAAGCTCGATTTCTCGAGGAACTTCCTGCCCGGTCTTCCCGGAAGGGGCTGCGACATGCTCCAAGGAGTAAAAGGGTTCGGTCTGCCCGGGAACGTGACGAATCCCGAGTTCCTCCCCAATCCGCTCTGGTACCCGCCGTACCCGATGCCGCAATCCTATCCTGGTATAGATCCCCTGCATTTTTTCATCGATCTCCGCGTGTCCGGCCATATCTGGGACCGGAAGCTGAGCGAGAGACAATTACCGTTCAAGGGCAAGCATTGCTCGGCGTTCAGCGTACCGCAATCCAAGGAGTACAGCGGTAACAGGCCGTTGAATCTAACGAGGGACGAAGCGAGTACGTCCAGGAACAGCGAGGAGAACTCCCACGGCACCAATTACATCCTCAGACATCTGACCAGGACGTATAGAAACATCGGCCAGGCGCAGAAAGTGTCCCGGAGCGAGTCGCCCACGGAAGAGAGCGACGACAGCCCCAAGGAAATTGATAACA ACGACAGATTCCCGAAACCGGAAACGCCTGGCACGTCGTCGTCGAGCCAAGAAGAAGGGAGGAAGGATCTGCGAGCTCTGATCGGCCTCGAGCTGGTCGTCGACTACGTGAAAGAGCCGAAGGTGGATCCATCGAACGAGCAGACTTCGCAAGTAACCGAATAA
- the LOC143212825 gene encoding uncharacterized protein LOC143212825 — translation MKRIQGVLAIVAIFVVAVNGRVYYLQNSEANRYAGLTYPIPNEQSSRDLDLSFSAGDPNEIDDSAQSANKVYTLVAPVKPFVEVNKEESPNVRYKLVEAPIKRFVGRDDAIVLPEQSRKTVKIDGNNKGEVILELRVIANHDSA, via the exons ATGAAGAGAATCCAAGGAGTTCTGGCGATTGTCGCGATCTTCGTGGTCGCCGTGAATGGACGAGTTTATTACTTACAGAATTCGGAAGCGAATCGATACGCTGGCCTAACTTATCCCATTCCGAATGAACAATCTTCGCGGGATCTTGATCTCAGCTTCTCCGCTGGAGATCCGAACGAAATCGATGACAGCGCACAGTCCGCTAATAAG GTGTACACGCTGGTCGCGCCGGTAAAGCCGTTCGTCGAAGTGAACAAAGAGGAGTCACCGAAcgttcgatacaaattggtcgAGGCACCTATTAAGAGATTTGTTGGTCGGGACGATGCGATCGTCCTCCCGGAACAGAGCCGCAAAACGGTGAAAATCGATGGGAACAACAAGGGAGAAGTAATCTTGGAACTCCGCGTTATCGCTAATCACGACAGCGCTTGA
- the Idh3a gene encoding isocitrate dehydrogenase [NAD] subunit alpha, mitochondrial, which translates to MAAQWIRTAVPKIGGARFYSSKVHKCTLIPGDGIGPEISAAVQKIFDAAKVPIEWESVDVTPVKGPDGKFGIPQAAIDSVNRNKIGLKGPLMTPIGKGHRSLNLALRKEFNLYANVRPCRSLEGYKTLYDNVDVVTIRENTEGEYSGIEHEIVEGVVQSIKLITEEASSRVAEFAFQYAQDNNRKKVTAVHKANIMRMSDGLFLRCCREAAQKFPSIKFEERYLDTVCLNMVQDPGQYDVLVMPNLYGDILSDMCAGLVGGLGLTPSGNIGLNGALFESVHGTAPDIAGQDKANPTALLLSAVMMLKHMGLNKHASIIENAAYDAIKEGKFLTGDLGGTAKCSEYTNEICKKVLAAK; encoded by the exons ATGGCAGCTCAGTGGATACGAACCGCA GTTCCGAAAATCGGCGGTGCCCGGTTTTACAGCAGTAAAGTGCACAAATGTACCCTGATCCCTGGAGATGGTATCGGACCGGAAATCTCCGCCGCTGTCCAAAAGATTTTCGATGCTGCCAAG GTGCCAATAGAATGGGAATCTGTGGACGTAACGCCGGTAAAAGGTCCAGATGGCAAATTTGGTATTCCACAAGCTGCCATTGACTCGGTCAATAGGAATAAAATTGGTTTGAAAGGTCCTTTGATGACACCGATCGGAAAGGGACACAGATCTTTGAACCTTGCTCTGAGGAA aGAATTCAACTTGTACGCCAATGTTCGACCATGCCGTTCCCTAGAAGGTTATAAAACATTGTACGACAACGTTGACGTTGTTACAATCAGAGAAAATACAGAAGGAGAGTACTCTGGTATCGAACATGAAATCGTGGAAGGAGTTGTACAGTCTATTAAGCTGATTACAGAGGAAGCTTCTAGTAGAGTAGCAGAATTTGCTTTCCAATATGCTCAGGATAATAATAGGAAAAAG GTGACCGCTGTACATAAAGCTAACATTATGAGAATGTCGGACGGCTTGTTCTTAAGATGCTGTCGAGAAGCTGCTCAGAAATTCCCTTCCATTAAGTTCGAAGAAAGATACTTGGACACAGTTTGTTTAAATATGGTCCAAGATCCCGGCCAATACGATGTGCTTGTCATGCCAAACTTGTACGGTGACATTCTATCCGATATGTGCGCCGGTCTCGTAGGAGGACTCGGTCTCACGCCGAGTGGAAATATTGGCTTGAACGGTGCTCTGTTCGAATCT GTGCACGGAACTGCTCCTGACATCGCAGGCCAGGACAAAGCAAATCCTACCGCGTTGTTGCTCTCCGCTGTGATGATGCTGAAACATATGGGCTTGAACAAGCACGCGAGCATCATTGAAAACGCTGCTTACGACGCTATCAAAGAAGGCAAATTCTTGACTGGCGATCTCGGAGGAACAGCGAAGTGCAGCGAATACACCAACGAGATCTGCAAAAAGGTTCTAGCGGCGAAGTAA